ACCAAGATTATTATGCCATTTCATTACAATCACCTATTGGGCAATTATTAAAACAAAAGTCTGCAGGTGACACTTTTGAATTTAATGGCACTAAATATACGGTTACAGAAGTTGCTTAATCTTGTATTAAAGACACACCATTTAAGTCTGTAGTTAATACATCACTCATATAATCAAAAAAGGGTCTAATGGTTTTAAAATAGTCATTGACCTTTTGAGCAAAGTCTTCTGAGATGACTTCTGCGTCTGTAAATTGTATAGAAAATATGTATTGCTTTTTCTTAATTAAATCAATAGCTTCATGATCTTTGTCAAAATTTCTTGGAGCTGTTTTTAGTTCGTCACCTTTTAGTGTTCCCCAAACAGATTTAAATTTTGAATCATTAATGATTGATTTAATCTCATAATCATCCATTTCAAATTCTTTTCTAATTCTTAACAAATCCTCTTTGCTAGGATCCCAAAAACCACAGGCAATAAAATTATTTCCTGGTTGTATTTGCACATAATATCCACCTCTTAATCTTGGTTTAACACGATGAAACGTACCTCCAAAATTATTTTTGTAAGGTAATTTATTTTTAGAAAAACGCACGTCTCTGTAAATCCTAAACAGCTTCATTTTATCAAGTTCATCATGCACTTGCATTTTTGAATATATGTCATTAAAAACCAATTTAGTTGCTTTTAACGCCTTATCATACTCTGG
The genomic region above belongs to Olleya sp. Hel_I_94 and contains:
- a CDS encoding DUF2461 domain-containing protein, whose amino-acid sequence is MSIKLAIEFLKKLEKNNNREWFADNKPEYDKALKATKLVFNDIYSKMQVHDELDKMKLFRIYRDVRFSKNKLPYKNNFGGTFHRVKPRLRGGYYVQIQPGNNFIACGFWDPSKEDLLRIRKEFEMDDYEIKSIINDSKFKSVWGTLKGDELKTAPRNFDKDHEAIDLIKKKQYIFSIQFTDAEVISEDFAQKVNDYFKTIRPFFDYMSDVLTTDLNGVSLIQD